The nucleotide sequence CAGAGGCGATGTTGGGTGTCTCTGAGCAGGGAACAGGGGACAGGGCAGGAAGGATGGGGTATTCAGCACCATCTACGGTTGATGACTCCGCCGTAGCTCTGTAATCTGATCTGCCATATCCAGCAGGGAAGCGGGCATTTCTGGTCCAGTCAGGATAATATCGACATGACGAGGGCGCTGGTTCAGGAACGTCAACACTTCAGTTTCAGACACCAGCCCAAAGCGAATAGCCAGACTTAACTCATCCAGCACTACCAGTTCATAGTCTCCCTCCATCACCACTGCCTGCGTGTGGTGCCAGAGTTCAATCAGCGATCGCGTTTCTTCTTCATTCAGGGGAGGAGCGTCGATGCAGCGGGGCAAATTGCAGCGCACCCAGTCCAGGTTTTGCCCCAGTTTCACTGGATGTTCAAACCCCTGGGCAATTCCTCCTTTGAGAAACTGAACCACCAGAACAGAGGTGCCCTGTCCTGCCAGCCTCAATGCCTGTGCCATCACATTTGTAAAAAAACTCCGCTGGGAACAGGTAAATACCTGAACTAACCCCTCAATTCGACGGGTGACAGGCTGCCTGGAACTGAGTGAAGGAGCTTCTACCGATGAAACCATATCGAAAAACCTGACGTGTGAATGAGAGCGGGCATCCGTTAAATTGGGGTCTGTTTATAGCAGAGGACGGGAAACTGGGGATGAGGGATGGGGAAAGCCAGAATAACGAGATCAGGGGTGAGCGTTCTAATTTGGCCTGACCTGGATGACTACTGCTATAACCTCAGGATAGACAACGGACATCTTTTCCTTAAACCAGGAATTCTAAAGTCTTCATTTCAGGGGTGTTAAGCAAAATATAGCGTATCCTCTGACTTTGCTCCCATATAAAACACTAGATGTATCAATTCGTCAATAGCTGGCAGATCGTGAGTGCCAGCTCCTTAATGAGAAAATACTGGAAGCGACACCATAGGATACACACATGAGACTGGTAATTCTGGGCGGACCGGGAGCAGGAAAAGGGACTCAGGCTGAACTGTTGCACCGTCGCCTGGAGGTTTCCTGGATTGCAACCGGAGATATTCTGCGAACCGCGATCGCCGCTAAAGATGCCGATGGCGATAGCCAGACCGAACTCGGTCGGCAGGCACAGAACTATGTTGAACGGGGTGAACTCGTTCCCGACGAGGTCATGATTCACTTCATTCGCCAGCGCCTGTTACGTGCCGATGCAGCCAGTGGCTGGGTGCTGGATGGCTATCCCCGGACCGCCTTTCAGGCAGAAGAACTGGACTTTCTGCTGGAAGACCTGCATCAGCATTTAGACTACGCGATCGCCCTGGAAGCCCCTGAATCAGTCCTGACCAGGCGCTCCCTGGCCAGAGGCAGAGAAGACGATACGCCAGAAGCCATTCAACGCCGGATTGCCCTATTTCTTGAACGGACCACGCCCCTGCTAGAATACTATGAAATGCGCCACCGGCTGA is from Leptothermofonsia sichuanensis E412 and encodes:
- a CDS encoding P-loop NTPase family protein: MVSSVEAPSLSSRQPVTRRIEGLVQVFTCSQRSFFTNVMAQALRLAGQGTSVLVVQFLKGGIAQGFEHPVKLGQNLDWVRCNLPRCIDAPPLNEEETRSLIELWHHTQAVVMEGDYELVVLDELSLAIRFGLVSETEVLTFLNQRPRHVDIILTGPEMPASLLDMADQITELRRSHQP
- a CDS encoding adenylate kinase; the encoded protein is MRLVILGGPGAGKGTQAELLHRRLEVSWIATGDILRTAIAAKDADGDSQTELGRQAQNYVERGELVPDEVMIHFIRQRLLRADAASGWVLDGYPRTAFQAEELDFLLEDLHQHLDYAIALEAPESVLTRRSLARGREDDTPEAIQRRIALFLERTTPLLEYYEMRHRLIRINSDQPIDQVQQEILNHLGVG